A genomic stretch from Bosea sp. F3-2 includes:
- a CDS encoding shikimate dehydrogenase: MITGTTRLIGHLGFPTESFKAPLIYNPYFERDGIDAVVVPMGCRSEDYPDFLKLFFRLSNAHGALVTMPHKVTTTGLVDTLSPTAAIAGACNAVRLEPDGRLAGDMFDGEGFVRGVLRKGRKLTGARALVVGAGGVGSAIAASLAKAGVGELGLFDTQGPAAEELGRRLVAHYPALRVTTGSSDPAGFDIVVNATPLGMKPGDPLPLDVTRLPSSALVGEVVMAQEITPFLAAARARGCSVQVGTDMLFEQIPAYLEFFGLPTTTAEDLRAVARLG; this comes from the coding sequence ATGATCACGGGCACGACACGGCTGATCGGCCATCTCGGTTTTCCGACCGAGAGCTTCAAGGCGCCACTGATCTACAATCCCTATTTCGAGCGGGATGGGATCGACGCCGTCGTCGTGCCGATGGGCTGCCGCAGCGAGGATTACCCTGATTTCCTCAAGCTGTTCTTCCGGCTGTCCAATGCTCATGGCGCGCTGGTGACGATGCCGCACAAGGTTACGACGACCGGCCTCGTCGACACGCTCTCGCCGACCGCGGCCATCGCGGGCGCCTGCAATGCGGTGCGTCTCGAACCCGACGGCCGGCTCGCCGGCGACATGTTCGACGGCGAGGGCTTCGTGCGCGGCGTCCTGCGCAAGGGGCGCAAGCTTACTGGCGCCCGCGCGCTCGTCGTCGGCGCCGGCGGTGTCGGCTCGGCAATCGCGGCCTCGCTGGCGAAGGCCGGTGTCGGAGAACTCGGCCTGTTCGATACGCAGGGGCCGGCCGCGGAGGAACTGGGCCGGCGGCTTGTCGCGCACTACCCTGCCCTGCGCGTCACGACCGGTTCGAGCGATCCGGCCGGCTTCGACATCGTCGTCAATGCGACGCCGCTCGGCATGAAGCCGGGCGACCCGCTGCCGCTCGATGTCACCCGCCTGCCCTCCTCCGCCCTCGTCGGCGAGGTTGTGATGGCGCAAGAGATCACGCCCTTCCTTGCCGCCGCCCGCGCACGCGGCTGTTCGGTGCAGGTCGGCACCGATATGCTGTTCGAGCAGATTCCCGCCTATCTGGAGTTCTTCGGCCTACCCACGACCACGGCCGAGGATCTGCGCGCCGTTGCGCGGCTGGGCTGA
- a CDS encoding Gfo/Idh/MocA family oxidoreductase produces MAPVKIAVMGAGLIGKRHAAHVMAEPGAALSAIIDPAPTGKAFAEEIGVAWYATFDAVPAGERPDGVIVATPNQLHVENGLELAAAGIPMLVEKPIADSVEGARKLVRVAEAAGVPLLVGHHRRHNPMIRKARETIDAGRLGRVLTLTGQFWLVKPDDYFEVDWRRQEGAGPILINLIHDIDLFRYLCGEIVGVQAQSSNAVRGNPAEETTVALLRFANGALGTVSASDTVVSPWSWELTTGENPAYPQQDQSCYQIGGTHGSLTIPALELWNHTDKRGWWEPLRRERIPFIPGDPLRAQIRHFCAVIRGEEEPLVSGREGLATLAVIEAVKQAARTGGPVEVAAEPAPARVSA; encoded by the coding sequence ATGGCTCCGGTCAAAATCGCAGTGATGGGGGCGGGCCTGATCGGCAAGCGCCACGCTGCCCATGTCATGGCCGAGCCCGGCGCGGCCCTCTCCGCGATCATCGACCCGGCCCCGACGGGCAAGGCCTTCGCCGAGGAGATCGGCGTCGCATGGTATGCGACCTTCGATGCAGTTCCCGCGGGCGAGCGGCCGGACGGCGTGATCGTCGCGACGCCGAACCAGCTCCATGTCGAGAATGGGCTGGAACTCGCAGCGGCCGGCATTCCGATGCTGGTCGAGAAACCGATCGCGGACAGCGTCGAGGGCGCGCGCAAGCTGGTCCGGGTCGCTGAAGCCGCAGGCGTGCCGCTGCTCGTCGGCCACCACCGGCGTCACAACCCGATGATCCGCAAGGCGCGCGAGACCATCGATGCAGGCCGTCTCGGTCGTGTCCTGACCTTGACCGGCCAGTTCTGGCTGGTGAAGCCCGACGACTATTTCGAGGTCGATTGGCGCCGGCAGGAAGGTGCCGGGCCAATCCTGATCAACCTGATCCACGATATCGACCTGTTCCGCTATCTCTGCGGCGAGATCGTCGGCGTGCAGGCGCAAAGCTCGAATGCGGTACGCGGCAATCCGGCCGAGGAGACCACCGTCGCCCTGCTGCGCTTCGCCAATGGCGCACTCGGCACGGTCAGCGCCTCCGACACCGTGGTCTCGCCCTGGAGCTGGGAGCTGACGACAGGCGAGAACCCGGCCTATCCGCAGCAGGACCAGTCCTGCTACCAGATCGGCGGCACGCATGGGTCGCTGACGATCCCCGCGCTCGAACTGTGGAACCATACGGACAAGCGTGGCTGGTGGGAGCCGCTGCGGCGCGAGCGCATCCCCTTCATTCCGGGAGACCCGCTCCGGGCTCAGATCCGGCATTTCTGCGCGGTGATCCGCGGCGAGGAGGAGCCGCTCGTCTCCGGGCGCGAGGGGCTGGCGACGCTCGCCGTCATCGAGGCGGTGAAGCAGGCGGCGCGCACGGGCGGGCCTGTCGAGGTCGCCGCCGAGCCTGCTCCGGCGAGGGTATCCGCATGA
- a CDS encoding succinate dehydrogenase assembly factor 2, whose amino-acid sequence MSGSTRSSADLDPRRRKILFRAWHRGMREMDLIMGRFADEAIAGFGDAELDEFERLIEVPDRDLLGWITGEIALPENYDTELFRRLKAFHHHDKPIHA is encoded by the coding sequence ATGTCCGGCTCGACCCGCTCCAGCGCCGATCTCGACCCGCGCCGCCGCAAGATCCTGTTCCGGGCCTGGCATCGCGGCATGCGCGAGATGGACCTGATCATGGGCCGCTTCGCCGACGAGGCGATCGCCGGCTTCGGGGACGCCGAGCTCGACGAATTCGAGCGGCTGATCGAGGTGCCGGACCGTGATCTCCTCGGCTGGATCACTGGCGAGATCGCCTTGCCGGAGAACTACGACACGGAACTGTTCCGCCGGCTGAAGGCCTTCCATCATCACGACAAGCCGATTCATGCGTGA
- the pcaH gene encoding protocatechuate 3,4-dioxygenase subunit beta, with amino-acid sequence MSRLILPYAAPDQGQPSSLFPDYRSTVARSPRQAPIAIPQTLTEVTGPSDWSRLMGPAMADLTTQHKAEPQGQRIVVTGRVLDEDGRPVPNTVVEIWQANAAGRYIHAKDDWPAPLDPNFTGVGRVVTDGEGRYRYVTIRPGAYPWGNHKNAWRPAHIHLSLLGPAFATRLVTQMYFPDDPLIEIDPIANAVPMPYRQRMVSRFDIGTTVPNWALGYVFDIVLKGRDQTPFEDEHDDDH; translated from the coding sequence ATGAGCCGTCTGATCCTTCCCTATGCGGCGCCGGACCAGGGCCAGCCGAGCTCGCTGTTCCCGGATTATCGCTCGACGGTGGCGCGCAGCCCGCGGCAGGCACCGATCGCGATCCCGCAGACGCTGACCGAGGTGACCGGCCCGAGCGACTGGTCCCGGCTGATGGGGCCGGCGATGGCCGACCTCACGACCCAGCACAAGGCCGAGCCGCAGGGCCAGCGCATCGTCGTGACCGGCCGCGTGCTCGACGAGGACGGCCGGCCCGTGCCCAACACCGTCGTCGAGATCTGGCAGGCCAATGCCGCCGGCCGCTACATCCACGCCAAGGACGACTGGCCGGCGCCGCTCGACCCGAACTTCACCGGCGTCGGCCGCGTCGTCACCGACGGTGAGGGCCGCTATCGCTATGTCACGATCCGGCCCGGCGCCTATCCCTGGGGCAACCACAAGAACGCCTGGCGCCCGGCCCATATCCATCTCTCGCTGCTCGGGCCGGCCTTCGCGACGCGGCTGGTCACGCAGATGTATTTCCCCGACGATCCGCTGATCGAGATCGATCCGATCGCCAACGCCGTGCCGATGCCCTATCGCCAGCGCATGGTCTCGCGCTTCGACATCGGCACCACCGTGCCGAACTGGGCGCTGGGCTATGTCTTCGACATCGTGCTCAAGGGCCGCGACCAGACGCCGTTCGAGGACGAGCATGATGACGACCACTGA
- the aroQ gene encoding type II 3-dehydroquinate dehydratase yields MSRLVYVLNGPNLNLLGKRQPHIYGHETLADVERDCRKLAEELGLTLRFHQSNREYEIIDWIHEAREDAGGIVINPAAFTHTSVALLDALNTFEGPVIECHISQVHKREAFRHHSYVSLRSDGVIAGFGTQGYQLALRRVAKLIDDKAA; encoded by the coding sequence ATGTCCCGCCTCGTCTACGTCCTGAACGGCCCGAACCTGAACCTGCTCGGCAAGCGCCAGCCGCATATCTACGGGCACGAGACCCTGGCCGATGTCGAGCGCGACTGCCGCAAGCTTGCCGAGGAACTTGGGCTGACGCTGCGCTTCCACCAGTCGAACCGCGAATACGAGATCATCGACTGGATTCACGAAGCGCGGGAGGATGCCGGTGGTATCGTCATCAACCCCGCCGCCTTCACCCATACCTCGGTTGCGCTGCTCGACGCGCTCAACACCTTCGAGGGGCCGGTGATCGAGTGCCATATCTCGCAGGTGCACAAGCGCGAGGCCTTCCGGCACCATTCCTATGTCTCGCTGCGTTCCGACGGCGTCATCGCCGGCTTCGGCACGCAGGGCTACCAGCTCGCGCTTCGGCGCGTCGCCAAGCTCATCGACGACAAGGCCGCGTGA
- a CDS encoding sugar phosphate isomerase/epimerase and 4-hydroxyphenylpyruvate domain-containing protein encodes MIPSIATVCVSGTLQEKLEAIAAAGFTAVEIFENDLIAFPGSPAEVRRICGDLGLTIVTCQPFRDFEGMPEGRRQRVFDRAERKFDLLQELGTDLLFVCSSVSPEALPGIDRLAADFAELGERAGRRGLRVGYEALAWGRHVFDYRDAWEIVRRANRPEVGVVLDSFHILARGLDLSAIGTIPRDKIAMVQMADAPLLQMDPLSWSRHWRCLPGQGDLNLSGFMRALVSTGYDGVLSLEIFNDRFRAGSARSVALDGHRSLIWLLDETARQTDKPVPGAVPMPPPAPVEAVEFIEFAVSEAERPGFERLLRALGFARSGAHRSKDVDLWSQGDIRIVLNSEADGFAHSYQITHGTSVCALALRVPDAQAAIARAKAMLDVPHAGAVGPGELDIPAVRGLGGSLVYFLDHTSALGRWAEVDFEGTGETGRDAGLTGVDHISQSMQYEEMLTWLLFYSSLFETKKAPSQAVLDPGGVVQSQVIESGLDGERGHGLRLILNGSQSHRTLAARFVTDFFGSGVQHIAFATDDIAATVERLVANGVAMLPIPENYYDDLEARSDLTAQEIDAMKALNILYDSDASGSFRQAYTQTLDGGLFFEIIQRDGYAGYGAANAGIRLTAQSRLARPITIPAPSHG; translated from the coding sequence ATGATTCCATCAATCGCCACCGTCTGCGTTTCCGGCACGCTCCAGGAGAAGCTCGAGGCCATCGCGGCGGCCGGCTTCACGGCGGTCGAGATCTTCGAGAACGACCTGATCGCCTTCCCCGGCTCGCCGGCCGAGGTCCGGCGCATCTGCGGCGATCTCGGCCTGACCATCGTGACCTGCCAGCCCTTCCGCGATTTCGAGGGCATGCCGGAGGGCCGGCGCCAGCGCGTCTTCGACCGGGCGGAGCGCAAATTCGATCTGCTGCAGGAGCTGGGGACGGACCTGCTCTTCGTCTGCTCCAGCGTCTCGCCCGAAGCCCTGCCGGGTATCGACCGGCTGGCGGCCGATTTCGCCGAGCTCGGCGAACGGGCCGGCCGGCGCGGCCTGCGCGTCGGCTACGAGGCGCTGGCCTGGGGCCGGCACGTCTTCGACTATCGCGACGCCTGGGAGATCGTGCGCCGCGCGAACCGGCCGGAGGTCGGGGTCGTGCTCGATTCCTTTCATATCCTGGCGCGCGGGCTCGACCTGTCGGCGATCGGCACCATCCCGCGCGACAAGATCGCGATGGTGCAGATGGCCGATGCGCCGCTGCTGCAGATGGATCCGCTCTCCTGGAGCCGCCACTGGCGCTGCCTGCCGGGACAGGGCGACCTCAACCTGTCCGGCTTCATGCGCGCGCTGGTCTCGACCGGCTATGACGGGGTGCTCTCGCTGGAGATCTTCAACGACCGCTTCCGCGCCGGCTCGGCCCGTTCCGTTGCGCTCGACGGCCACCGCTCGCTGATCTGGCTGCTCGACGAGACTGCGCGGCAGACGGACAAGCCTGTGCCCGGCGCGGTGCCGATGCCGCCGCCGGCTCCGGTCGAAGCGGTCGAGTTCATCGAGTTTGCGGTGTCGGAAGCCGAGCGGCCGGGCTTCGAAAGGCTGCTGCGCGCGCTCGGCTTTGCGCGTTCCGGCGCGCATCGTTCCAAGGATGTCGATCTCTGGAGCCAGGGCGACATCCGTATCGTGCTGAACAGCGAGGCTGACGGCTTCGCCCATAGCTACCAGATCACCCATGGTACCTCGGTCTGCGCGCTGGCGCTGCGCGTGCCGGATGCGCAAGCCGCGATCGCCCGTGCCAAGGCCATGCTCGACGTGCCGCATGCCGGCGCGGTCGGCCCCGGCGAGCTCGACATCCCGGCCGTGCGCGGGCTCGGCGGCAGCCTCGTCTATTTCCTCGACCACACCTCGGCGCTCGGCCGCTGGGCCGAAGTCGACTTCGAGGGGACAGGGGAGACGGGACGCGATGCCGGCCTGACCGGCGTCGACCACATCTCGCAGAGCATGCAGTACGAGGAGATGCTGACCTGGCTGCTGTTCTACTCCTCGCTGTTCGAGACGAAGAAGGCGCCGAGCCAGGCCGTGCTCGACCCCGGTGGCGTGGTTCAGAGCCAGGTGATCGAGAGCGGCCTCGATGGCGAGAGAGGCCATGGGCTCCGCCTCATCCTCAACGGCTCGCAGAGCCACCGCACGCTGGCGGCCCGCTTCGTGACGGATTTCTTCGGCTCCGGCGTGCAGCATATCGCCTTCGCCACCGACGACATCGCCGCGACGGTCGAGCGGCTGGTGGCGAATGGCGTGGCCATGCTGCCTATCCCTGAGAACTACTACGACGACCTCGAGGCCCGCTCCGACCTGACGGCGCAGGAGATCGACGCGATGAAGGCGCTGAACATCCTCTATGACAGCGACGCCTCGGGCAGCTTCCGTCAGGCCTATACGCAGACGCTGGATGGCGGCCTGTTCTTCGAGATCATCCAGCGCGACGGCTATGCCGGCTATGGCGCGGCCAATGCCGGCATCCGCCTGACCGCGCAATCCAGGCTCGCGCGCCCGATCACCATTCCCGCACCGAGCCACGGCTGA
- the pcaG gene encoding protocatechuate 3,4-dioxygenase subunit alpha, whose product MMTTTDLETRNAAPRPDNQDAALFGQTPWQTVGPYFHYGLPWKGGADLVERSEMGARPDLMPPEHFLLSGSNVSGTPEGEVIALAGCVYDAAGKPIEDAMIEIWQANAAGRYASPDDLREEVALDRHFVGFGRASTDKDGVYRFRTIRPGRVPGPGNSLQAPHIALSVFGRGLLKRLPTRLYFADGEGNETDPILNLVPEARRRTLIAQRQPDGTWWLDINLAGENETVFFDL is encoded by the coding sequence ATGATGACGACCACTGATCTCGAAACCCGCAACGCCGCGCCGCGGCCCGACAATCAGGATGCGGCGCTGTTCGGCCAGACGCCGTGGCAGACGGTCGGCCCGTATTTCCATTACGGCCTGCCCTGGAAGGGCGGCGCCGATCTGGTCGAGCGCTCGGAGATGGGGGCCCGGCCCGACCTGATGCCGCCGGAGCATTTCCTGCTCTCGGGCTCGAATGTCTCGGGCACGCCGGAGGGCGAGGTCATCGCGCTCGCCGGCTGCGTCTACGATGCCGCGGGCAAGCCGATCGAGGACGCGATGATCGAGATCTGGCAGGCCAATGCCGCCGGCCGCTATGCCAGCCCGGACGATCTGCGCGAGGAGGTGGCGCTCGACCGGCATTTCGTCGGCTTCGGCCGCGCCTCGACCGACAAGGACGGGGTCTACCGCTTCCGCACCATCCGGCCCGGCCGCGTGCCCGGCCCCGGCAACAGCCTGCAGGCGCCGCATATCGCGCTCTCGGTCTTCGGCCGCGGCCTGCTGAAGCGGCTGCCGACCCGGCTCTACTTCGCCGATGGCGAGGGCAACGAGACCGACCCGATCCTCAACCTGGTGCCGGAGGCGCGCCGCCGCACCCTGATCGCCCAGCGCCAGCCGGACGGAACCTGGTGGCTCGACATCAACCTCGCCGGCGAAAACGAGACCGTTTTCTTCGACCTGTAG
- the mfd gene encoding transcription-repair coupling factor translates to MSIPPPSQIAKPQLDRILDALNRGDKPTLAGVPDGFDAVVLADLTRARAKKAEGAAMLVFIARDGQRLQVMENALQFVAPDLEVMSFPAWDCQPYDRVSPAPSIVAHRMTTLSRLAKTKSGDRPRLLLTTVNAALQRVPAFGKVASESFSAAPGNMVDIEELARWLDINGYLRTSTVRETGEFAVRGGIVDLFPPGMPAPIRLDFFGDTLESIRTFDPETQRTTGQLRGLDLVPMSEAQMTSESIRRFRQSYISTFGTPGRDDMLYEAVSEGRRPAGLEHWLPLLAEKLDTLFTYLPDVPLVLDHQAEDAVGERISLIKDYYDARKAALDQGGAGGIPYKPLPPDALYLSPADWRGVIDVSGVASLTPFQLPDSEGKLILDLGGKQGRSFAAERAGESGSVFEAAVGHVRALEADGKRVILAAWSEGSRERLAHVLEDHGLKSVQMTGSLRAAFDLKPGTVALAVWGFESGFEAGRLAVVGEQDILGDRLVRPRRKTRRPQDFIAELSSLAPGDLVVHVDHGIGRFIGLQSITAAGAPHDCLEIHYAGDSKLFLPVENIELLSRYGSEDTEVQLDRLGGGGWQARKAKLKQRIREMASKLIQIAAARALKDAPRLVPPDGVYDEFIARFPYEETEDQQNTIDAVLDDLAAGRPMDRLVCGDVGFGKTEVALRAAFATALNGKQVAVVVPTTLLARQHYRNFADRFAGLPVKVGQASRFVGSTDLKAVKQGAKDGTMDIVVGTHALLGKGVDFKDLGLVIVDEEQHFGVAHKEKLKELRAEVHMLTLSATPIPRTLQLAMTGVRELSIIATPPVDRLAVRTFVTPFDPLIVREALLRERYRGGRSFYVVPRIEDIAEVKDFLDKQVPECKVGIAHGQMAAGTLEDVMTAFYEGQYDILLSTTIVESGLDIPSANTLIVHRADMFGLAQLYQLRGRVGRSKTRAYALFTVPANRKLTEQADKRLKVLQSLDTLGAGFQLASHDLDIRGAGNLLGDEQSGHIKEVGYELYQQMLEEAVAALKAGIEFETETQWSPAIQVGAPVMIPEHYVADLTLRLTLYKRLSTMDDDAELQSFGAELVDRFGPLPEEVNQLLEIVAIKALCKRANVEKVEAGPKGIIVAFRNNEFANPEGLVGFVAKQGTLAKVRPDMRVVFIDDFDTVEQRLKATRRLLTDLARIAERKKAA, encoded by the coding sequence ATGAGCATCCCGCCTCCTTCCCAGATCGCCAAGCCGCAGCTCGATCGCATCCTTGATGCGCTGAACCGCGGCGACAAGCCGACGCTTGCCGGCGTGCCTGATGGTTTCGACGCCGTCGTGCTCGCCGACCTGACCCGCGCCCGCGCCAAGAAGGCGGAAGGGGCGGCCATGCTCGTCTTCATCGCCCGCGACGGCCAGCGCCTGCAGGTGATGGAGAACGCGCTGCAGTTCGTCGCGCCTGATCTGGAGGTGATGAGCTTCCCGGCCTGGGACTGCCAACCCTATGACCGTGTCTCGCCCGCGCCCTCCATCGTCGCGCACCGGATGACGACGCTGTCGCGCCTCGCCAAGACCAAGTCCGGCGACCGGCCGCGCCTGCTGCTCACCACCGTCAACGCCGCGCTCCAGCGCGTCCCGGCTTTCGGCAAGGTGGCGTCGGAGAGCTTCTCCGCCGCCCCCGGCAACATGGTCGATATCGAGGAGCTGGCGCGCTGGCTCGACATCAACGGCTATCTGCGCACCTCGACCGTGCGCGAGACCGGCGAATTCGCGGTGCGCGGCGGCATCGTCGACCTCTTCCCGCCGGGCATGCCGGCGCCGATCCGGCTCGACTTCTTCGGCGACACGCTGGAATCGATCCGCACCTTCGATCCGGAGACGCAGCGCACCACCGGGCAATTGCGCGGGCTCGATCTCGTGCCGATGTCCGAAGCGCAGATGACGAGCGAGAGCATCCGCCGCTTCCGCCAGTCCTACATCTCGACCTTCGGCACGCCCGGCCGCGACGACATGCTCTATGAGGCGGTCAGCGAAGGCCGCCGCCCGGCCGGTCTGGAGCACTGGCTGCCGCTGCTCGCCGAGAAGCTCGACACGCTCTTCACCTACCTGCCCGACGTACCGCTGGTGCTCGACCATCAGGCCGAGGACGCGGTCGGCGAGCGCATCAGCCTGATCAAGGACTATTACGACGCCCGCAAGGCGGCGCTCGATCAGGGCGGGGCAGGCGGCATCCCGTACAAGCCGCTGCCGCCGGACGCGCTCTATCTCTCCCCGGCCGACTGGCGCGGCGTGATCGATGTCTCCGGCGTCGCGAGCCTGACCCCGTTCCAGCTGCCCGACAGCGAGGGCAAGCTCATCCTCGACCTCGGCGGCAAGCAGGGCCGCAGTTTCGCGGCCGAGCGCGCCGGCGAGTCCGGCAGCGTCTTCGAGGCGGCTGTCGGCCATGTCCGCGCGCTGGAGGCCGACGGCAAGCGCGTCATCCTCGCCGCCTGGTCGGAAGGCTCGCGCGAACGCCTCGCCCATGTCCTTGAGGATCACGGGCTGAAGAGCGTCCAGATGACTGGCTCGCTGCGTGCGGCTTTCGATCTCAAGCCCGGCACGGTCGCGCTCGCGGTCTGGGGCTTCGAGAGCGGCTTCGAGGCTGGTCGCCTCGCCGTCGTCGGCGAGCAGGACATCCTCGGCGACCGCCTCGTCCGCCCGCGCCGCAAGACGCGCCGGCCGCAGGATTTTATCGCGGAGCTCTCCTCGCTCGCTCCGGGCGATCTCGTCGTCCATGTCGATCACGGCATCGGCCGCTTCATCGGCCTGCAATCGATCACGGCGGCCGGCGCACCGCATGACTGCCTCGAAATCCACTATGCCGGCGATTCCAAGCTGTTCTTACCGGTAGAAAACATCGAGCTGCTTTCCCGCTACGGCTCGGAAGACACCGAGGTCCAGCTCGATCGGCTCGGCGGCGGCGGCTGGCAGGCCCGCAAGGCCAAGCTCAAGCAGCGCATCCGCGAGATGGCGAGCAAGCTCATCCAGATCGCGGCCGCGCGCGCGCTCAAGGACGCGCCACGCCTTGTCCCGCCCGACGGGGTCTACGATGAATTCATCGCCCGCTTCCCGTACGAGGAGACGGAGGACCAGCAGAACACCATCGACGCGGTGCTGGACGATCTCGCGGCCGGGCGCCCGATGGACCGGCTCGTCTGCGGCGATGTCGGCTTCGGCAAGACGGAAGTCGCGCTGCGCGCCGCCTTCGCCACCGCGCTGAACGGCAAGCAGGTCGCCGTCGTCGTACCGACGACGCTGCTCGCCCGCCAGCACTACCGCAATTTCGCGGATCGTTTTGCCGGCTTACCTGTGAAGGTCGGGCAGGCCTCGCGCTTCGTCGGCAGCACCGATCTCAAGGCGGTGAAGCAGGGCGCGAAGGACGGCACGATGGACATCGTCGTCGGCACGCATGCGCTGCTCGGCAAGGGCGTCGACTTCAAGGATCTCGGCCTCGTCATCGTCGACGAGGAGCAGCATTTCGGCGTCGCCCATAAGGAGAAGCTGAAGGAGCTGCGCGCCGAGGTGCATATGCTGACACTGTCGGCGACGCCGATCCCGCGCACGCTGCAGCTTGCCATGACCGGCGTGCGCGAACTCTCGATCATCGCGACGCCGCCGGTCGATCGCCTGGCGGTGCGCACCTTCGTCACACCCTTCGACCCGCTGATCGTGCGCGAGGCGCTGCTGCGCGAGCGTTACCGGGGAGGGCGGTCGTTCTACGTCGTGCCGCGCATCGAGGACATCGCCGAGGTCAAGGACTTCCTCGACAAGCAGGTGCCCGAGTGCAAGGTCGGCATCGCGCATGGCCAGATGGCGGCGGGCACGCTGGAAGACGTGATGACGGCCTTCTACGAGGGCCAATACGACATCCTGCTCTCGACGACGATCGTGGAGTCGGGCCTCGACATCCCCTCCGCCAACACGCTGATCGTCCACCGCGCCGACATGTTCGGCCTCGCCCAGCTCTACCAGCTCAGGGGGCGCGTCGGCCGCTCGAAGACGCGCGCCTATGCGCTCTTCACCGTGCCGGCCAACCGCAAGCTGACCGAGCAGGCCGACAAGCGGCTTAAAGTTCTGCAGTCGCTCGATACACTCGGCGCCGGCTTCCAGCTCGCCAGCCACGACCTCGACATCCGCGGCGCCGGCAACCTGCTCGGCGACGAGCAGTCCGGCCATATCAAGGAAGTCGGCTACGAACTCTACCAGCAGATGCTGGAGGAGGCGGTGGCGGCGCTCAAGGCGGGCATCGAGTTCGAGACCGAGACGCAATGGTCGCCGGCGATCCAGGTCGGCGCGCCGGTCATGATCCCCGAGCACTATGTCGCCGACCTGACGCTCAGGTTGACGCTCTACAAGCGCCTCTCGACCATGGACGACGATGCCGAGCTGCAGTCCTTCGGCGCCGAACTGGTCGACCGCTTCGGCCCGCTGCCGGAGGAGGTCAACCAGCTCCTGGAGATCGTCGCGATCAAGGCGCTGTGCAAGCGCGCCAATGTCGAGAAGGTCGAAGCGGGGCCGAAGGGTATCATCGTCGCCTTCCGCAACAACGAATTCGCCAATCCGGAAGGGCTGGTGGGCTTCGTCGCCAAGCAGGGCACGCTGGCGAAGGTGCGCCCCGACATGCGCGTCGTCTTCATCGACGATTTCGACACGGTCGAGCAGCGCCTGAAGGCGACGCGCCGGCTGCTCACCGATCTCGCCCGGATCGCAGAGAGGAAGAAGGCGGCTTGA